A region of Periplaneta americana isolate PAMFEO1 chromosome 16, P.americana_PAMFEO1_priV1, whole genome shotgun sequence DNA encodes the following proteins:
- the LOC138691767 gene encoding zinc finger protein 678-like isoform X1 has protein sequence MDVSFLILSVTMDVIKAELKVDALSPATSEYTDEDEKKPILEERNLVDQLVTGIKEEYEDYSHDLTTETKFEELPVPISFPVVKREPEQEESDFNEEPRMGVTEEGNEVFVERIAATNDEIVSSNFDSLAPEENETVCEIPKISGSSGKPARTRDDEKQLEFELSKVCFWNSAQLQKKPFTCDICRKSFSNTSDLKTHERVHTDEKPFKCNVCSKGFSQSSSLKSHARLHKGDKVFKCDVCGRCFSHYRSLCNHKLIHTGEKSLKCGVCGKSFWESRSLRKHERQHMEGRPLTCEVCGKSFSYSSTLRKHDCVNACEKPFKCDICCKSFFESCKLRLHERVHTREKPFKCGDCGKCFSYSSSLTKHKLVHTGEKRFKCDICGKCFSVSGSLKKHELRHAGEKPYKCNVCGKCFSDSGSLIKHKLGHRGEKRFKCDVCGKCFSASGSLKKHERRHTGEKPYKCNVCGKCFSDSSNLRKHERAHTCEKPFKCRDCGMCFPFSSSLIKHNRRHTGEKRYKCDVCDECFLYSSSLRKHKQGHTGGKPFMCDVCGKCFSVSGGLKKHERRHTGEKPFKCNFCGMCFADSSNRRRHLRRHTGEEPLKCA, from the exons gaacggaatCTTGTGGATCAGCTTGTGACTGGTATAAAGGAGGAATATGAGGACTACAGCCACGATCTcacaactgagacaaaatttgaGGAACTTCCGGTGCCAATTTCGTTCCCTGTGGTGAAacgtgaacctgag CAAGAGGAGAGTGACTTCAATGAGGAGCCAAGGATGGGAGTGACGGAAGAGGGCAACGAGGTTTTTGTCGAAAG GATTGCAGCTACTAATGACGAGATTGTGTCATCAAATTTCGACAGTCTTGCACCTGAAGAGAACGAGACTGTGTGTGAGATTCCCAAGATATCAGGTTCCTCGGGAAAACCTGCGCGGACTCGTGACGATGAAAAGCAATTGGAATTTGAATTGAGTAAAGTATGTTTCTGGAATTCGGCACAACTGCAGAAGAAACCTTTCACATGCGATATTTGTCGTAAGTCTTTTTCAAACACAAGTGACTTAAAAACTCATGAACGTGTGCACACAGACGAAAAACCTTTTAAATGCAATGTTTGTAGTAAGGGATTCTCTCAGTCGTCTAGCCTAAAAAGTCATGCACGTCTACACAAAGGTGACAAggttttcaaatgtgatgtttgcggCAGGTGTTTCTCGCATTACAGATCTCTCTGTAACCATAAACTTATCCATACCGGCGAAAAATCTTTGAAGTGTGGTGTTTGCGGTAAGAGTTTCTGGGAGTCGCGCAGCCTAAGAAAACATGAACGTCAGCACATGGAGGGGAGACCATTAACGTGTGAAGTTTGTGGTAAGTCTTTCTCATATTCGAGTACCCTAAGAAAACATGATTGCGTGAACGCTTGtgagaagcctttcaaatgtgatatttgttgTAAGAGTTTCTTCGAGTCGTGTAAACTAAGACTGCATGAACGCGTGCACACgcgcgagaaacctttcaaatgtggtgattgtggtaagtgtttctcgtaTTCCAGTAGCCTGACAAAACATAAACTggttcacacaggcgagaaacgtTTTAAGTGTGatatttgtggtaagtgtttctcggtgTCGGGTAGCTTAAAAAAGCATGAACTCCGCCACGCAGGCGAGAAGCCTTACAAATGTAacgtttgtggtaagtgtttctcggatTCCGGTAGCCTGATAAAACATAAACTGGGTCACAGAGGCGAGAAACGtttcaagtgtgatgtttgtggtaagtgtttctcggcGTCGGGTAGCTTAAAAAAGCATGAACGCCgacacacaggcgagaagccgTACAAATGTAacgtttgtggtaagtgtttctcggatTCAAGTAATCTCAGAAAACATGAACGCGCGCACACttgcgagaaacctttcaaatgtcgTGATTGTGGTATGTGTTTCCCGTTTTCCAGTAGCTTGATAAAGCATAACCGGaggcacacaggcgagaagcgtTACAAGTGTGATGTTTGTGATGAGTGTTTCTTGTATTCCAGTAGCTTGAGAAAACATAAACAGGGCCACACAGGTGGCAAGCCTTTCATGTGTGATGTTTGCGGTAAGTGTTTCTCGGTGTCAGGTGGCTTAAAAAAGCATGAACGCCgacacacaggcgagaagcctttcaaatgtaatttttgtGGTATGTGTTTTGCGGATTCGAGTAATCGGAGAAGACATCTACGCCGGCACACGGGCGAGGAACCTTTGAAATGCGCCTAA
- the LOC138691767 gene encoding zinc finger protein 678-like isoform X2, with amino-acid sequence MDVIKAELKVDALSPATSEYTDEDEKKPILEERNLVDQLVTGIKEEYEDYSHDLTTETKFEELPVPISFPVVKREPEQEESDFNEEPRMGVTEEGNEVFVERIAATNDEIVSSNFDSLAPEENETVCEIPKISGSSGKPARTRDDEKQLEFELSKVCFWNSAQLQKKPFTCDICRKSFSNTSDLKTHERVHTDEKPFKCNVCSKGFSQSSSLKSHARLHKGDKVFKCDVCGRCFSHYRSLCNHKLIHTGEKSLKCGVCGKSFWESRSLRKHERQHMEGRPLTCEVCGKSFSYSSTLRKHDCVNACEKPFKCDICCKSFFESCKLRLHERVHTREKPFKCGDCGKCFSYSSSLTKHKLVHTGEKRFKCDICGKCFSVSGSLKKHELRHAGEKPYKCNVCGKCFSDSGSLIKHKLGHRGEKRFKCDVCGKCFSASGSLKKHERRHTGEKPYKCNVCGKCFSDSSNLRKHERAHTCEKPFKCRDCGMCFPFSSSLIKHNRRHTGEKRYKCDVCDECFLYSSSLRKHKQGHTGGKPFMCDVCGKCFSVSGGLKKHERRHTGEKPFKCNFCGMCFADSSNRRRHLRRHTGEEPLKCA; translated from the exons gaacggaatCTTGTGGATCAGCTTGTGACTGGTATAAAGGAGGAATATGAGGACTACAGCCACGATCTcacaactgagacaaaatttgaGGAACTTCCGGTGCCAATTTCGTTCCCTGTGGTGAAacgtgaacctgag CAAGAGGAGAGTGACTTCAATGAGGAGCCAAGGATGGGAGTGACGGAAGAGGGCAACGAGGTTTTTGTCGAAAG GATTGCAGCTACTAATGACGAGATTGTGTCATCAAATTTCGACAGTCTTGCACCTGAAGAGAACGAGACTGTGTGTGAGATTCCCAAGATATCAGGTTCCTCGGGAAAACCTGCGCGGACTCGTGACGATGAAAAGCAATTGGAATTTGAATTGAGTAAAGTATGTTTCTGGAATTCGGCACAACTGCAGAAGAAACCTTTCACATGCGATATTTGTCGTAAGTCTTTTTCAAACACAAGTGACTTAAAAACTCATGAACGTGTGCACACAGACGAAAAACCTTTTAAATGCAATGTTTGTAGTAAGGGATTCTCTCAGTCGTCTAGCCTAAAAAGTCATGCACGTCTACACAAAGGTGACAAggttttcaaatgtgatgtttgcggCAGGTGTTTCTCGCATTACAGATCTCTCTGTAACCATAAACTTATCCATACCGGCGAAAAATCTTTGAAGTGTGGTGTTTGCGGTAAGAGTTTCTGGGAGTCGCGCAGCCTAAGAAAACATGAACGTCAGCACATGGAGGGGAGACCATTAACGTGTGAAGTTTGTGGTAAGTCTTTCTCATATTCGAGTACCCTAAGAAAACATGATTGCGTGAACGCTTGtgagaagcctttcaaatgtgatatttgttgTAAGAGTTTCTTCGAGTCGTGTAAACTAAGACTGCATGAACGCGTGCACACgcgcgagaaacctttcaaatgtggtgattgtggtaagtgtttctcgtaTTCCAGTAGCCTGACAAAACATAAACTggttcacacaggcgagaaacgtTTTAAGTGTGatatttgtggtaagtgtttctcggtgTCGGGTAGCTTAAAAAAGCATGAACTCCGCCACGCAGGCGAGAAGCCTTACAAATGTAacgtttgtggtaagtgtttctcggatTCCGGTAGCCTGATAAAACATAAACTGGGTCACAGAGGCGAGAAACGtttcaagtgtgatgtttgtggtaagtgtttctcggcGTCGGGTAGCTTAAAAAAGCATGAACGCCgacacacaggcgagaagccgTACAAATGTAacgtttgtggtaagtgtttctcggatTCAAGTAATCTCAGAAAACATGAACGCGCGCACACttgcgagaaacctttcaaatgtcgTGATTGTGGTATGTGTTTCCCGTTTTCCAGTAGCTTGATAAAGCATAACCGGaggcacacaggcgagaagcgtTACAAGTGTGATGTTTGTGATGAGTGTTTCTTGTATTCCAGTAGCTTGAGAAAACATAAACAGGGCCACACAGGTGGCAAGCCTTTCATGTGTGATGTTTGCGGTAAGTGTTTCTCGGTGTCAGGTGGCTTAAAAAAGCATGAACGCCgacacacaggcgagaagcctttcaaatgtaatttttgtGGTATGTGTTTTGCGGATTCGAGTAATCGGAGAAGACATCTACGCCGGCACACGGGCGAGGAACCTTTGAAATGCGCCTAA